The genomic window GCGTCAGGGCGATACCGAGAGCACGCGACTTCTTGACCTTGGGTCGCGACTGGTTCACGGGGAACCTACCTCCATGTAAGTTAGGTGAGCCTTACCTTATTCGAGGAGGACGTAATGTCTCGACCACATGGGATCCCCCTGCCCAGTGCGCATCGCAGTTCGGACGACTTGAAAAAAGCGAAGTCCGCTTACGACGACGATGAGCAAGGTCAGCCGCGTCCCAGGGAAGGCGCTCGACAGCCCACCATGGCCGAGCGCGTACGAACCCTCGTTGAGTACAACGCCTCAGTATCCCTCACGCTGCCGGGTGCTCGCGACCACGGTCCCGGCTTCTGGGAGCCCGCCGCCCGCACCGTCACCCCCGAGGGTGACGTCGTGCTGCTTGTCCCGTGGGATTCTCCCACCGCCAGGGCCGCCGCCTACGCCCAGGACGACGACCTGACCTGCGTGATGGAGATCACGGACGTCGCCCCGGTCGCCATGCGCCAGCGGATCCGCGGCCGGGCCTGGCTGGCCGGCTGGCTCACGGCCGTGCGCAACGAGGACCGCGACCGCTGCGTCGAACTGCTCGCGGAGCGGCACCCCGTGCAGGCGGTGCTGGAGAGCGACGGCGACCGGCCCGCGTGGATGCCGGTACGGCTGGAGGTCGGCGAGATCTCCGTCGACGATCTGTGGGGCACCGGCTGCGTGGAGCCCGAGGAACTGGCCCGTACGGAGCCGGATCCGATCGCGCGGCACGAGGCCGAGCTGCTCCAGCACCTGCACTCCGCACACAGCGACCAGGTGCGCGGACTGTGCACGCTGCTCGGCGACCGGGCCGCCGGGGCCGAGGTCCACGCGGCGGTGCGCGACGTGGTGCCGGTGGCGCTGGACCGATTCGGATTGCGGGTGCGCCTCACCGAGGCCGACCGGCGGACGTTCGACGCGCGCTTCGACTTCCCCGAGCCGGTGCGGGACACGGGAGAGCTGCGGCACGCGATGCACACGCTCTTCGCGGCGGCGATGGGCTGAGGGCCGCGAGGCGGCCCCGGCCCCTCGGCTGCTTCAGCCCTCGTCGCCGCGCAGGCGGCCGCGGACCTTCTCGACCACGTCCGCGTAGCGCGCCTCCGCCCCGTAGCGCGTCGGCTCGTAGTAGCGCTTGCCGTGGATCGCGTCCGGCGCGTACTGCTGAGGGGCGATCGCGCCCGGCACGTCGTGCGGATAGACATAGCCCTGGGCGTGGCCCAGCTTCGCCGCGCCCTTGTAGTGGCCGTCGCGCAGATGGGGCGGCACGGGACCCGCCAGGCCACCCCGGACGTCCGCGAGGGCGGCTCCTATCGCGGTCGTCGCCGCGTTCGACTTCGGGGCGAGGGCGAGCGCGATCGTGGCGTGGCTGAGGGTCAGCGCGGCCTCGGGGAAGCCGATCATGGCCACGGCCTGCGCGGCGGCGACGGCCGTCGGCAGGGCCGTCGGGTCGGCGAGGCCGATGTCCTCGCTGGCCGAGATCATCAGACGCCGGGCGATGAACCTCGGGTCCTCCCCCGCCTCGATCATCCGCGCCAGATAGTGCAGCGCCGCGTCCACGTCGGAGCCGCGGATGGACTTGATGAGCGCGCTCGCCACGTCGTAGTGCTGGTCGCCGTCGCGGTCGTACTTCACCGCCGCGCGGTCGACCGTCTCCTCGACGGTCGAGAGGGAGATCTCCTGCTCCGACTTGGCCAGCGCGGCCCCCGCGGCCGCTTCGAGCGCGGTCAGCGCGCGCCGGGCGTCGCCTCCGGCGATCCGCAGCAGATGGGCCTCGGCGTCGTCCGGCAGGGTCACCGCACCGCCGAGGCCGCGCTCCTCGGTGAGCCCCCGCCGCAGCAGACCGCGCACGTCGTCGTCGGTGAGCGGCTCCAGGGTGAGCAGGAGCGAGCGGGAGAGCAGCGGGGAGATCACCGAGAAGTACGGATTCTCGGTGGTCGCGGCGATGAGCGTCACCCACCGGTTCTCGACCGCCGGGAGCAGGGAGTCCTGCTGGGCCTTGCTGAAGCGGTGGATCTCGTCCAGGAAGAGGACGGTCTCCTTACCGAAGCCGCCGACCGCGCGACGGGCCCCGTCGATGACGGCCCGGACCTCCTTGACGCCCGCGGTGATCGCGGACAGCTCGACGAAGCGCTTGTTCGTCGCCTTCGACACGACATGGGCGAGGGTCGTCTTGCCCGTGCCCGGCGGGCCCCAGAGGATCACGGACGAGGCCCCCGCGGGCCCGCCGCTGCCCTCGCCCACCAGGCGGCGCAGCGGCGAACCGGGCTTGAGCAGATGCCGCTGCCCGACGACCTCGTCGAGGGTGCGCGGGCGCATCCGGACGGCCAGGGGACTCGCCGAGGGGTCCTTCTCCTGGCGTTCTTCGGCGGCTGCGGTAAAGAGATCGGGCTCCACGCCATGAAGCCTAGGTCAGGCCACTGACAACGCGGACGGCACCGTCCGCATGGCCGCCAGCGTTCGCACAGCCGGCACGGTCCGCACAGCCGGCACGGTCCGCACGGCCGGCACTGTCCGCGGCACGGCCCGCTTCTGTCAGCCGATCCAGAAGTCCCACCAGCGGGTCAGGATGAGCATCCCGATGATCCCGGTGTGCAGGACGGGCAGGACCCAGGTGAACTCGGCGAGGAAGCTCTTCGCCCAGTCCGGCGCCGGCAGCAGGCCCTTGCGGATGTTGTGCGAGGTCACGTACCAGAACATGAAGATCGTGGCGACCCAGGCCAGGCAGCACCACAGGCACAGCGCGTTGATGTTGTACAGCGACTGGTACTGGAGCCAGGTGCAGAACCCGACGCCGAAGAGCGTGCCGGCGTTGAACGTCAGCCAGTACCAGCGGCGGAACCGGGCCCCGGCCAGCAGGCTCATGCCGACGCAGATGACGACGGCGTACGCGGCGAGGCCGAG from Streptomyces sp. FIT100 includes these protein-coding regions:
- a CDS encoding DUF2470 domain-containing protein, translated to MAERVRTLVEYNASVSLTLPGARDHGPGFWEPAARTVTPEGDVVLLVPWDSPTARAAAYAQDDDLTCVMEITDVAPVAMRQRIRGRAWLAGWLTAVRNEDRDRCVELLAERHPVQAVLESDGDRPAWMPVRLEVGEISVDDLWGTGCVEPEELARTEPDPIARHEAELLQHLHSAHSDQVRGLCTLLGDRAAGAEVHAAVRDVVPVALDRFGLRVRLTEADRRTFDARFDFPEPVRDTGELRHAMHTLFAAAMG
- a CDS encoding vitamin K epoxide reductase family protein, whose amino-acid sequence is MTTAAVDGVSSGQDAESARGTVGAGRAFAWLLVVTGAAGLLASWVITIDKFKILEAKVAGTTFTPGCSLNPVVSCGNVMESDQAAAFGFPNPMLGLAAYAVVICVGMSLLAGARFRRWYWLTFNAGTLFGVGFCTWLQYQSLYNINALCLWCCLAWVATIFMFWYVTSHNIRKGLLPAPDWAKSFLAEFTWVLPVLHTGIIGMLILTRWWDFWIG
- a CDS encoding replication-associated recombination protein A; the protein is MEPDLFTAAAEERQEKDPSASPLAVRMRPRTLDEVVGQRHLLKPGSPLRRLVGEGSGGPAGASSVILWGPPGTGKTTLAHVVSKATNKRFVELSAITAGVKEVRAVIDGARRAVGGFGKETVLFLDEIHRFSKAQQDSLLPAVENRWVTLIAATTENPYFSVISPLLSRSLLLTLEPLTDDDVRGLLRRGLTEERGLGGAVTLPDDAEAHLLRIAGGDARRALTALEAAAGAALAKSEQEISLSTVEETVDRAAVKYDRDGDQHYDVASALIKSIRGSDVDAALHYLARMIEAGEDPRFIARRLMISASEDIGLADPTALPTAVAAAQAVAMIGFPEAALTLSHATIALALAPKSNAATTAIGAALADVRGGLAGPVPPHLRDGHYKGAAKLGHAQGYVYPHDVPGAIAPQQYAPDAIHGKRYYEPTRYGAEARYADVVEKVRGRLRGDEG